One window of the Corynebacterium glutamicum ATCC 13032 genome contains the following:
- the hisD gene encoding histidinol dehydrogenase codes for MLNVTDLRGQTPSKSDIRRALPRGGTDVWSVLPIVQPVVEDVQNRGAEAALDYGEKFDHIRPASVRVPAEVIAAAENTLDPLVRESIEESIRRVRKVHAEQKPSEHTTELSPGGTVTERFMPIDRVGLYVPGGNAVYPSSVIMNTVPAQEAGVNSLVVASPPQAEHGGWPHPTILAACSILGVDEVWAVGGGQAVALLAYGDDAAGLEPVDMITGPGNIFVTAAKRLVRGVVGTDSEAGPTEIAVLADASANAVNVAYDLISQAEHDVMAASVLITDSEQLAKDVNREIEARYSITRNAERVAEALRGAQSGIVLVDDISVGIQVADQYAAEHLEIHTENARAVAEQITNAGAIFVGDFSPVPLGDYSAGSNHVLPTSGSARFSAGLSTHTFLRPVNLIEYDEAALKDVSQVVINFANAEDLPAHGEAIRARFENLPTTDEA; via the coding sequence ATGTTGAATGTCACTGACCTGCGAGGTCAAACACCATCCAAGAGCGACATCCGACGTGCTTTGCCACGTGGTGGCACTGACGTGTGGTCTGTGCTTCCCATAGTGCAGCCTGTTGTAGAAGATGTCCAAAACCGCGGCGCTGAAGCTGCTTTGGATTACGGCGAGAAGTTCGACCATATTCGCCCCGCCTCGGTGCGGGTGCCAGCTGAGGTTATTGCTGCAGCAGAAAACACCTTAGATCCGTTGGTGCGTGAATCGATTGAAGAGTCGATTCGTCGCGTCCGCAAGGTTCACGCTGAGCAAAAGCCATCCGAGCACACCACTGAACTTTCACCAGGTGGCACCGTCACTGAGCGTTTCATGCCGATTGATCGCGTGGGACTGTACGTTCCAGGCGGCAATGCGGTGTACCCATCAAGCGTGATTATGAATACTGTCCCAGCTCAAGAGGCTGGTGTGAACTCCCTTGTGGTTGCGTCGCCTCCTCAGGCTGAGCACGGTGGCTGGCCTCACCCCACCATTTTGGCGGCGTGTTCCATCTTGGGTGTTGATGAGGTGTGGGCTGTCGGCGGCGGTCAGGCCGTGGCGTTGCTGGCTTATGGTGATGACGCTGCAGGTCTCGAGCCTGTGGATATGATCACTGGACCTGGCAATATCTTTGTCACCGCTGCGAAGCGCCTGGTCAGGGGAGTGGTAGGTACTGATTCTGAGGCTGGCCCTACAGAAATCGCTGTGCTTGCTGATGCCTCTGCCAACGCCGTCAACGTTGCCTACGATCTGATCAGCCAAGCAGAACACGATGTCATGGCTGCGTCCGTGCTCATCACTGACTCCGAGCAGCTTGCCAAGGACGTAAACAGGGAAATCGAGGCGCGTTACTCAATCACGCGCAACGCCGAGCGCGTCGCAGAAGCTTTGCGCGGGGCCCAGAGTGGCATCGTGCTTGTCGACGACATTTCCGTGGGTATCCAAGTAGCCGATCAATACGCAGCGGAACACCTGGAAATCCACACTGAGAACGCGCGCGCCGTAGCAGAGCAGATCACCAACGCGGGTGCGATCTTCGTGGGCGATTTCTCACCAGTACCACTGGGTGATTACTCCGCAGGATCCAACCACGTGCTGCCAACCTCTGGATCCGCTCGTTTCTCCGCAGGTCTATCCACGCACACGTTCCTTCGCCCAGTCAACCTCATTGAATACGATGAGGCTGCTCTGAAGGACGTCTCGCAGGTTGTCATCAACTTTGCCAACGCCGAAGATCTTCCAGCGCACGGCGAAGCAATCCGTGCACGCTTTGAAAACCTCCCCACCACCGACGAGGCCTAA
- a CDS encoding YbjN domain-containing protein, with the protein MDFTSVNDRNVPAPNTSIPFPVDLNRVTEAVDSLGYHYLSSEDRIIVPWQDHRISMYFSHESGQMLTILGRTRLNLDMFAINDAARAVTEWNAERIGPTALVHLGNDGEVELKFRTTICIDEGLSTQQLRQFINLSLDTTAMAVTYILERFSELNFSDTGSPDDTNNADELSDEQDQADLVEKIRGLYVPTPVEELIESLEDAEWEESDMADEDAEDDYLDDDSEIEWETDDDYFEPEEVDMDELLNGFLEDSDIPQEVTLERIRAQLHAIGVVKTSGEDDFIIAWINEVFLGFFVDNGPTFLVKGHWDPSMDPTRDFMKLFMMCNQWNENSLTTKAFCHTDDKGLQVRVEFAVSVAEGLNDDQLQHNIALSIHHILQAIDSISTEATGSSTVEWPEKNR; encoded by the coding sequence ATGGATTTCACCTCTGTGAATGATCGAAACGTCCCTGCACCCAACACCTCCATTCCTTTCCCAGTTGACCTGAATCGAGTGACGGAGGCTGTTGATTCCTTGGGCTACCACTATTTGAGCTCAGAAGATCGCATCATCGTGCCGTGGCAAGATCACCGCATTTCGATGTACTTCAGCCACGAATCAGGGCAAATGCTCACCATCCTTGGTCGCACGCGCCTTAATTTGGACATGTTTGCCATCAACGATGCGGCGCGAGCTGTCACCGAATGGAATGCCGAACGCATCGGGCCAACAGCCCTCGTCCATCTGGGCAACGACGGCGAAGTGGAATTGAAATTCCGCACGACCATCTGCATCGATGAAGGGTTAAGCACCCAACAGCTACGCCAATTCATCAACCTGTCCTTGGACACCACCGCCATGGCTGTGACCTATATTCTGGAGCGTTTTTCAGAACTTAACTTCAGCGACACCGGAAGCCCTGACGACACGAACAATGCCGATGAACTCAGCGACGAACAAGACCAAGCAGATCTCGTAGAGAAAATCCGGGGGCTGTACGTTCCCACTCCAGTTGAAGAGCTCATCGAATCCCTAGAAGACGCAGAGTGGGAAGAATCAGACATGGCAGACGAGGATGCAGAAGACGACTACCTAGACGATGACTCAGAAATCGAATGGGAAACAGACGATGACTACTTCGAACCTGAAGAAGTCGACATGGACGAACTCCTCAACGGTTTCCTCGAAGATTCTGACATCCCCCAGGAAGTCACCTTGGAACGCATTCGGGCACAACTGCATGCCATCGGCGTGGTAAAAACCAGCGGCGAAGACGATTTCATCATCGCGTGGATCAACGAAGTGTTTTTAGGCTTCTTCGTTGATAATGGCCCCACTTTCCTGGTGAAAGGTCACTGGGATCCCAGCATGGACCCCACACGCGACTTCATGAAACTGTTCATGATGTGCAATCAGTGGAACGAAAACTCTCTGACTACCAAAGCTTTTTGCCATACTGATGACAAGGGTCTCCAGGTCCGGGTAGAGTTCGCGGTCTCTGTCGCTGAAGGCCTCAACGACGATCAACTACAGCACAACATCGCACTGTCAATTCATCATATTTTGCAAGCGATTGATTCCATCAGCACAGAAGCCACTGGATCATCAACGGTGGAATGGCCGGAGAAAAACCGCTGA
- the hisB gene encoding imidazoleglycerol-phosphate dehydratase HisB: MTVAPRIGTATRTTSESDITVEINLDGTGKVDIDTGLPFFDHMLTAFGVHGSFDLKVHAKGDIEIDAHHTVEDTAIVLGQALLDAIGDKKGIRRFASCQLPMDEALVESVVDISGRPYFVISGEPDHMITSVIGGHYATVINEHFFETLALNSRITLHVICHYGRDPHHITEAEYKAVARALRGAVEMDPRQTGIPSTKGAL; the protein is encoded by the coding sequence ATGACTGTCGCACCAAGAATTGGTACCGCAACCCGCACCACCAGCGAATCCGACATCACCGTCGAGATCAACCTGGACGGCACCGGCAAAGTAGATATCGATACCGGCCTGCCATTTTTCGACCACATGCTCACTGCATTCGGCGTGCACGGCAGTTTTGATCTGAAAGTCCATGCCAAGGGCGACATCGAGATCGACGCACACCACACCGTGGAAGATACCGCCATCGTGCTCGGCCAAGCACTCCTTGACGCTATTGGCGACAAGAAAGGCATCCGCCGTTTCGCATCCTGCCAGCTGCCCATGGATGAGGCATTAGTGGAGTCCGTGGTGGATATCTCCGGTCGCCCATACTTCGTGATCTCCGGCGAACCAGACCACATGATCACCTCCGTGATCGGTGGACACTACGCAACCGTGATCAACGAGCACTTCTTTGAAACCCTCGCGCTCAACTCCCGAATCACCCTCCACGTGATCTGCCACTACGGCCGCGACCCTCACCACATCACCGAAGCAGAGTACAAGGCTGTTGCCCGTGCGCTGCGCGGTGCCGTAGAGATGGATCCTCGTCAAACAGGAATCCCATCCACTAAGGGAGCGCTCTAG
- a CDS encoding histidinol-phosphate transaminase has product MTKITLSDLPLREELRGEHAYGAPQLNVDIRLNTNENPYPPSEALVADLVATVDKIATELNRYPERDAVELRDELAAYITKQTGVAVTRDNLWAANGSNEILQQLLQAFGGPGRTALGFQPSYSMHPILAKGTHTEFIAVSRGADFRIDMDVALEEIRAKQPDIVFVTTPNNPTGDVTSLDDVERIINVAPGIVIVDEAYAEFSPSPSATTLLEKYPTKLVVSRTMSKAFDFAGGRLGYFVANPAFIDAVMLVRLPYHLSALSQAAAIVALRHSADTLGTVEKLSVERVRVAARLEELGYAVVPSESNFVFFGDFSDQHAAWQAFLDRGVLIRDVGIAGHLRTTIGVPEENDAFLDAAAEIIKLNL; this is encoded by the coding sequence ATGACCAAAATTACTTTGAGCGATTTGCCATTGCGTGAAGAACTGCGCGGTGAGCACGCTTACGGCGCACCCCAGCTCAACGTTGATATTCGCCTCAACACCAACGAAAACCCTTACCCACCGTCAGAGGCATTGGTCGCTGACTTGGTTGCCACCGTGGATAAGATCGCCACCGAGCTGAACCGCTACCCAGAGCGCGATGCTGTGGAACTGCGTGATGAGTTGGCTGCGTACATCACCAAGCAAACCGGCGTGGCTGTCACCAGGGATAACCTGTGGGCTGCCAATGGTTCCAATGAAATTCTGCAGCAGCTGCTGCAGGCTTTTGGTGGACCTGGACGCACCGCGTTGGGATTCCAACCCAGCTATTCCATGCACCCAATTTTGGCTAAAGGCACCCACACTGAATTCATTGCGGTGTCCCGAGGTGCTGATTTCCGCATCGATATGGATGTGGCGCTGGAAGAAATTCGTGCAAAGCAGCCTGACATTGTTTTTGTCACCACCCCGAACAACCCGACCGGTGATGTGACCTCGCTGGACGATGTTGAGCGCATCATCAACGTTGCCCCAGGCATCGTGATCGTGGATGAAGCTTATGCGGAATTCTCCCCATCACCTTCAGCAACCACTCTTCTGGAGAAGTACCCAACCAAGCTGGTGGTGTCCCGCACCATGAGTAAGGCTTTTGATTTCGCAGGTGGACGCCTCGGCTACTTCGTGGCCAACCCAGCGTTTATCGACGCCGTGATGCTAGTCCGCCTTCCGTATCATCTTTCAGCGCTGAGCCAAGCAGCCGCAATCGTAGCGCTGCGTCACTCCGCTGACACGCTGGGAACCGTCGAAAAGCTCTCTGTAGAGCGTGTTCGCGTGGCAGCACGCTTGGAGGAACTGGGCTACGCTGTGGTTCCAAGTGAGTCCAACTTTGTGTTCTTTGGAGATTTCTCCGATCAGCACGCGGCATGGCAGGCATTTTTGGATAGGGGAGTGCTCATCCGCGATGTGGGAATCGCTGGGCACTTGCGCACTACCATTGGTGTGCCTGAGGAAAATGATGCGTTTTTGGACGCAGCTGCAGAGATCATCAAGCTGAACCTGTAA